The window TCAAAGACAGAAGCTCGGACATACATATCGAGCCCTTTGAAAAGGACACCCAGGTCAGATACAGGGTGGACGGACAGCTCTTCAACGCTACCAACTTCTCCAGAGGGCTTCACCCTGCCGTAACCTCTCGTATCAAGATAATGGCCAATATTGACATATCGGAAAAACGAAAGCCCCAGGATGGCCGAATCCTTATCAAGGTAATGGACAGGCGAGTGGACCTCCGTGTATCGACCTTGCCTACGGTTTATGGCGAAAAAACGGTCATAAGGGTTTTAGACCAGTCAAACGCCATGGTGGGACTGGAAAAACTTGGTTTCGACCAAAAGGACAGGGATAAAATAGACAGACTTCTCAAGGTCCCCTACGGAATTATATTGGTAACCGGACCTACAGGAAGCGGCAAATCGACGACCCTTTATTCCTTTTTGGAGAGGATCAACACCCCTGACGTAAACATTGTCACCGTAGAGGACCCGGTGGAATACTCTATAGCCGGTATCAACCAGGTTCAGGTAAGCGAGAAGGCAGGCAGGACCTTTAGTTCGGTGCTCAGGGCTATACTTAGGCAGGATCCGGACAAGATAATGATAGGGGAGATGAGGGACACCGAGACCGCCAACCTGGCCATAAGGGCGGCCCTTACGGGACACCTTGTCCTGTCTACACTTCACACTAACGACGCTCCCAGCGCGGCTATAAGGCTAGGGGACATGGGAGTTCCTCCTTTTCTGGTCGCCTCGTCGGTGGTAGCGGTCATAGCCCAGAGGCTAGTCCGTCGTCTTTGCCCAGATTGCAAGGTAGAGTACACCGTAGAGGATCCTATATGTCGATCTCTAGCCCTTCCAGAGGGAAGCAAGGCCTACCGTTCAAGAGGGTGTGACACCTGTCGCGGAACAGGCCACGTAGGAAGGACCTCTGTTTTCGAGATAATGGAGATGAACGAAGAGATAAGAAACAGAATAATAGACCAGGAGACTGCGGTTAGCATAAAGAAAGCCGCCATAGCGATGGGTATGAGGACACTGAGAGAGGCAGCCCTCTCCAAGGTTTTAGACGGAACCACCACGGTGGAAGAGATGCTTAACGTCACAACCCTATAGGAGGTAAAATAAATGGGTCTTACCGTGGGAATGCAGGATCTCCTGAGGGACGTCATAAAGAAAAAATCCAGCGATCTGCACCTTAGTGTAGGAAATCCCCCTGCTATGAGGCTGGACGGTCACCTTATAAAAATGGCCAATGCGGGAATAGTCGAAAGGGAGGATATGGAGATCATCGTATCGGGGCTTCTCTCGGAAGAGCAGATGGAGACCCTCCGATCGACCAAAGAGATGGACTTTAGCTTCTCTTTTCAGGCACAGGACTACAGCGCAAGGTTTAGGGGAAACTGCTTTTACGAGCTAGGCCAGCTTGCCATAGCGTTAAGGCTGATCCCCACCGATATCAGGACCATAGACCAGCTGATGTTGCCTGAGGCACTGGCGGATATATGCGATCAAAAAAGAGGACTATTTTTGGTCACTGGGCCCACAGGGCACGGGAAAAGCACTACTCTCGCTGCGTGCCTACAGCACATAAATTTGACCCGAAAGGAACATATCATCACCATCGAAGATCCTATAGAATACCTATATAGGTCGGAAAATTCCATTGTCCATCAGAGGGAGATAGGTAGCGACACAAAGTCCTTCTCCGAGGCCCTTAAAAGGGCGCTGAGACAGGACCCCGACGTCATCCTTATAGGGGAGATGAGGGACTTAGAGACCATCGGGGCGGCCATAACCGCCGCCGAGACGGGGCATTTGGTCTTTGCAACCCTTCACACCAGAGACGCCTCCCAGTCCATAGACCGGATAATAGACGTCTTTCCTCCCCACCAACAACAACAGATAAGGCTTCAGCTGGCTTCATCTCTGGTGGGTATCTGCTCCCAGCAGCTTATCCCCATGCCCGGAGGAGGGCGGACCGTGGCCACCGAGCTTTTGAGGGTAAACCCGGCGGTCAGAAACTGTATCCGAGAGGGCAAGACGACCCAGATAAAGACGGTAATGCAGACCGGTTCGGACGTAGGAATGCACACCATGGAGCAGAACCTCGCCAGACTGGTGTTGAGGGGTATACTGACCTTCGATCAGGCGGCAAACTACGCCTACGATAGAAAGGACTTTGAGCGACTGGTTTTTGAAGGTGGAGAGAACTAGCCCTGAGGAGGAATTGCCTTGAAGTACAGATATAAAGCCAGAGCCCAGGGTGGTAAGATAGAATCGGGTATAATGGAGGGAACCACAGTTCAGTCGGTGGTGGAGCAGATAAGAAAAAAAGGGATGCTCCCTATCTCCATAGACAAGGTCGAGGAGAAAAAGGCGGCGGGTAAACAGGCTAAAGATACAGGGTCCTCCAAAGGACTCATACACAAAATGAAGCTCATAGGCACGGTTCCCCTGAAGGACAAGGCGGTGTTCTTTCGCCAGCTTTCCACCATGATAAAAGCGGGGGTCAACATAGGATCCTCCCTAAATATCCTGTCGGACCAGACGAAAAACCTGAAGCTGTCCGACGCCATTTCTCAGGTTAAAAAGAAAGTGGACAGTGGAAACGCCCTCAGCGCGGCGATGAAGCTTCACTCCCTCTTTCCCCCTATGTCCATATCCATCATACAGGCGGGGGAGGAAGGGGGAACCTTAGATGGAAGTCTCGAGAGGGTAGCGGACTTTCTCGAAAGACAGGACGCCCTTCACAAGAAGATAGTCTCCGCCATAACCTACCCAGCGGTGGTAATGGCCTTCTCTATGTTCGTTCTATATCTGCTGATAACGGTGGTAATGCCCAAGTTCGCAACGGTCTTCAACAACCTGAACATAGAGCTGCCAGCGGTAACAAAGTTTATGTTCAACTTCGGCATATGGATGGCGGACAACTGGATACTCTTTATATCCTCTGTGATCGCCATCGTAGTATCCCTCTCGGCCATAGCGAGATGGAAGGTAACAAAGCCCTACATGGACAGGGTCAAGCTGAAACTGCCTATCTTCGGCGACCTCATCTTCAAAGCGGATATGGCGAGGTCGACCAGGACTCTGGCGTCGCTGACCCACTCGGGAATACCTATACTACAGGCGCTGGACATGACCTCTCGAATATCGGGAAACTCGGTGTTTGAGAACGCCTTCAAGTCCATGGAACTAGCGGCCAGAAA is drawn from Dethiosulfovibrio salsuginis and contains these coding sequences:
- a CDS encoding GspE/PulE family protein; translation: MDSLKNVKLGDILVDSNALTPSQLESALQEQRQSGMRLGEILIKNGWLSENQLIEALSTQLHIPQVSISRYRPEPEALRLIPQGIAERLKVIPMRITDEDHLMVATSDPLNIVAADELRMMSGREIDFGLCPASHILRDLSRIYTMQETLNSAEDLEIVSSGSEGIELDLGQAISTAAADDAPVINLVNTILEQAVKDRSSDIHIEPFEKDTQVRYRVDGQLFNATNFSRGLHPAVTSRIKIMANIDISEKRKPQDGRILIKVMDRRVDLRVSTLPTVYGEKTVIRVLDQSNAMVGLEKLGFDQKDRDKIDRLLKVPYGIILVTGPTGSGKSTTLYSFLERINTPDVNIVTVEDPVEYSIAGINQVQVSEKAGRTFSSVLRAILRQDPDKIMIGEMRDTETANLAIRAALTGHLVLSTLHTNDAPSAAIRLGDMGVPPFLVASSVVAVIAQRLVRRLCPDCKVEYTVEDPICRSLALPEGSKAYRSRGCDTCRGTGHVGRTSVFEIMEMNEEIRNRIIDQETAVSIKKAAIAMGMRTLREAALSKVLDGTTTVEEMLNVTTL
- a CDS encoding type IV pilus twitching motility protein PilT, translating into MGLTVGMQDLLRDVIKKKSSDLHLSVGNPPAMRLDGHLIKMANAGIVEREDMEIIVSGLLSEEQMETLRSTKEMDFSFSFQAQDYSARFRGNCFYELGQLAIALRLIPTDIRTIDQLMLPEALADICDQKRGLFLVTGPTGHGKSTTLAACLQHINLTRKEHIITIEDPIEYLYRSENSIVHQREIGSDTKSFSEALKRALRQDPDVILIGEMRDLETIGAAITAAETGHLVFATLHTRDASQSIDRIIDVFPPHQQQQIRLQLASSLVGICSQQLIPMPGGGRTVATELLRVNPAVRNCIREGKTTQIKTVMQTGSDVGMHTMEQNLARLVLRGILTFDQAANYAYDRKDFERLVFEGGEN
- a CDS encoding type II secretion system F family protein, with product MKYRYKARAQGGKIESGIMEGTTVQSVVEQIRKKGMLPISIDKVEEKKAAGKQAKDTGSSKGLIHKMKLIGTVPLKDKAVFFRQLSTMIKAGVNIGSSLNILSDQTKNLKLSDAISQVKKKVDSGNALSAAMKLHSLFPPMSISIIQAGEEGGTLDGSLERVADFLERQDALHKKIVSAITYPAVVMAFSMFVLYLLITVVMPKFATVFNNLNIELPAVTKFMFNFGIWMADNWILFISSVIAIVVSLSAIARWKVTKPYMDRVKLKLPIFGDLIFKADMARSTRTLASLTHSGIPILQALDMTSRISGNSVFENAFKSMELAARKGAGLGDTARNIKIFPPMVAHMLRVGEETGQVDEMLNKVADWFELELDEKIKRLTSILEPVLIVFVGGVVAIVALAIFSPIVTAIQEML